The Nocardioides marmorisolisilvae genomic interval ATGTCGATCGCGGCGGCGAGCTTGCTGATGGCCAGCTCGCGGGTGACCTGGGGGCCCTTCTCCATGGCGCAGGAGACGAGCTTCTCGATGGTGTGCTCGGCGCTGCGGGCGTGGGTGGTGCTGATCGAGCCCGGGCCGGACTCCATGGCCTTAAGCATGTTCCAGACCTCGGGGCCGCGGACCTCGCCGACGATCTGGCGGGCGAGGTTGAACCGGAAGGAGTGGTGGATGGCCTCCTCGAGGCTGAACTCACCGGCCTGGCGTCCGTCGATGCCGACCTCGCCGGATCCGGGGCGGTGTTCCCAGGCGTGGACGATCTTGTGCCGGTCGACGAGCTCGTGCAGGTGCAGCTCGAACTCGGTCTCGAAGGTGCCGATCATCTCCCAGGGCGGGATGCACGAAGCCAGGGCGCGGACCCAGGTGGTCTTCCCGCTGCCTTGGACCCCGGAGACGACGATGCTCTTGCCGGCGCGCACGCAGGCGGCGGCGAAGTCGGCCAGGACCGGGCTACAGGCCTTGCGGTCGTAGACCATCTCGTCCATCGACACCTCGCGCATGCCGTGGCGCCGGATCACGACCGAGGTGTAGGCCATCACCCAGGAGCCGGCCGCGAGCCGCGCTCCCCCGGGCAGCCGGAGGTCCAGATGCGGCCGGGCCTCGGTGAAGGGCCGGTTCTGCCGGGCGCCGAGGTCGGAGAGGAACTCGCGCAGCTCGTCCTCGGAGTCGGCGATCGGGGCGGCCTCGACCAGGGTGCCGTCGACCAGCTCCAGCCACACCGAACAGGCCGGGCCGCGGGCGATGACGATGATGTTCTCGACGTCCTCGCGCTCGACCAGCGGCTGCAGGCGGCCGAGGCCGAACAGGGCGGCACGGAGGGCGGACTTGAGCGCCTTCTCCTGACCGGTCGTCCACGGCGGCCGACCGGTGGAGACCAGCGTCTCGGCCTCGGACTTGATGAGCTCCTCGATGACGTCGAGGCCCATCTGCTCGCGGTCTTCCTCGGTGACCCGGCCACCTTCCTTGTCGAGCCGGGCGGTCAGTCGCGACGAGATCTCCGCGCGGTACTGCGCGATCAGCTCCCAGTCCAACTCGACCTCGCCATCCGCACCGTGGATGTGATGGTGCTCCTCCGGTGTGGGCGCCACCAGCGGGCGCAAGCTGCACTCCGAGCGGGCGCGGCCGGGCAGCTGACCCTCGCCTTCGCTGGTCCAGGCGCCGGCGAAGATCGGCAGAGAGGTCGGGTCGTGGTCCTCGACGACCGGCGGCGGAGGCGGCGGGGAGCCGTTGGTGCCGCGGCCGCGGGCGAACGGCGAGGTCTGCTCACGGTTCGCGGCGTGACGGGCCTCGAGCCACTCATCGGCGCGCAGCGGGTCACGGCCGTTGGTTTCCGGGTGGTGTCCGTTGGTGCTCATGCGTGGCCTCCGTTCGTGGGAGCGAGGGCGGCCTGGTTGGCGCCGAGGATGGACTGGATCGCCGCGGCGCTGGCCCGGTAGCCGCGCAGCAGCCCGGAGGACTCGAACTTGCGGGGCTTGCGGGCGCCGTGGGAGTAGACCTCGGCCACCTCGGGCTCCCAGTCCACGGAGGCGACCACGGGGATCTGCAGGGCCTTGGCGATGTGGCGGGCGGTGTATGGCCGGACGCGGGCTCCGGTGGGAACCGTGGGCCACCGGCGCTCCTCGTCGACGAGGAGGACCCCGAGACGAGACAGGCCACCGACCGCACCGAACTGGTCGCGCAGCGACTTGGCCCACGAGCGTGCACCGGCCAGTGCCGGCAGTGAGCTGCGGGTGACCAGCAGGGTCAGGTCGGAGGCAGCGATGAGCGGCTGCGGCCAGCCCGCGAGACCGAGCCGCCCGGAGTCGACGATGACGTCCTGAACGTTGCGGTCCAGCGCGCGCAGCTGCTCGGCGAGCGGCTCCCACAACGGCAGCAGGCTAGGGGCCTGCTCGTGGGCCCGGATGCCGGGCAGGAACCAGGCCGAGCGCTCGGCCGGGACCTCGGGGTCCAGCAACAGCGTCTCGCGAGGAAGGGCGGCAGCCAGTGTCCCCTCGCGCAGCGCGAGGGCGAGGTTGATCAGCCCGCCGGTGGGTTCCTGGGTGCCGTGGAAGTAGCCGGCGAAGACCGAGGAGGAACCGGTCGGGTCGGCGTCGACCAGGAGCACGGGACGGTGCCAGTCGAGGGTGAGCCCCAGCGCCGTGGTGGAGACACCGGGCGAACCGCTGGCGGAGGCCAGGACGATCAGCGCCATCGCTCAGCGCTCCCGAGCGTCCAGGACCAGTGCGACCCGCCCGGTAGCGGCCCGGGCAGCCAGGTCGGCCGCATCGCCCTCAGGGACAGAGACGTCGACAACGGTCTCCCCCGTCTCCTCGACCCGGCTAACACCAACGACGGTGGCCTCGATGCTGACCGGCTCCTTGTCGGTGATCTCGCCCTGGTCGCCGGGCGTGGTGACGATACTGACGACGTCGCCGCCGTAGAGCGGCTCCGAGGGCATCTGGGCGGGAGTGAGACTGATGCCCACCAGGGACTCCCCCTCCCCCGGCACCAGGTTGTCCGCGACTGCCTGCTCGGTGAGCAGGGTGCCGGCCCACAGGTCGACGGCGGCGCGGCTGCCCTCGAGCTCCGCCTTCTGGCTGCCGGGAACCGGCGTCAACGCCGGGTCGACACTGACCCGCACGACGGCGAGGTCACCGGCCTCGATGGTCTCGCCGCGCTTGACGTCGCTCCTGACGACCAAGACCTCTCGGGTGTCATTAACAGACGTGAACGCGTAGCCGGTACCTAGCGCACCAGCAGCGACCAAGCCCGCGCAGAGTGCAAACACCCACCGCCTGGGGCGTTGTCTGACGGGCGGGAAGTGGTTGATGTGGGGCGTGGTCGGGATATTGGAGGGTGCCTCGCCCGACCGTTCCTGAGTGATGTTCATCGACATGGATCCCGAGTCCTCTCGTGTCTCGATCACCTACGTGTCAAGACGGGTCCGGAGCGATCATCGCCAACCCAACTCGACAAGACGACACTAGTGCATTTCTATCGAGCGAGTGGTTATCCGCAGGTGACCAACTCCGAGATGTCATCGCCCGAGTCCTGACCGGAAGCGGTTGCGCGGCCCAGTCCCCCGATGGGACCGATCAATTTCGCGCACCGAATGTCCGGATCTATGGGACCACAAAATCATCCGGTTCTCCCGGGGAGAACCTGTTCCTTGTGGATAACCGTCAACCCGGGGCGTTTGCGCGTTGTCTGCCCGAAGCTAGATCTCCTCGCGCTGCAGGCGTTGGCGTTGTGCCTCGAAGAAGGCGGCGACGACGACATCAACGGGGTGCCCCGAGGCACCGGCGAGTTTGTCGAGTTGCCTGGCCGCAGGGAGCCGAGCCCAGCGGCCTTGCTCCCAGGCGTAGTAGGTAGGCACAGCAACGTTCACGGCCGCCGCCAGCTTGGGGACTGTCAGTCCGGCCTGCAGACGCAGCGCCCTGAGGTCGGGGATCTCACCGTCAATGTGGATGAGACGAAGGGTCGGGATGTCCAGGGCTCTTGCGAGCTTGACCAGGAAATCCGGCCGGGGAACGGACGTGCCGAGCTCCCAGCGCGAGACGCGCTCCCCGCCGGCAGCACCAACGAGACGCGCCAGCTCGTGCTGGGTCAGGCCCGCCTTCTCGCGTGCTGCCCGCAACTCCGAGGGGTCGACTCCGGTAACCATCAGCGACGAACACTAGCGACAGGGAGAACGATCACAGTTCCGCGACCGCGCCGAGGTGCTCGAACTCCTGGGCATAGTCCAGCCGCCAGGCGCCCCGGAGGCTACAGCCGCCCCGGTGGACTGCTTCACCCCCGAACGCCTCTTGCTGATCGCTCGGACGCTCCTCAATCACAAAGGTGACCCGCACCTGGATGGCAGAATCCCAGTGATGACTACACCAGACCGCTACTCCCCTGCGGCCGGCTGATCGGGTGGCTGCACGATCCTGGCGCGACCGGCGCATCGACGACCTCCTGGCGGCCGTCTCCGACCTCGGCATGACGATGTCCCGGTCCGCTGCCGGCGAGTTGCTCGACGAACGGGTCAAGTTCGTCGCCGAGCAGATGCGTGTCACAGAGACCAACGCCCGCCGGTACCTCACCGACGATGCCCTCGCCGGCATGGCCAGGGAGATCGTCTTCGGCTTCGTCGAAGAGACACCGGGTGCGGACCTGATGAGCGCACCGCGGACCGCCGCGGTTCCCGTGAGGTTCGCCGGCCGGGTCTTCGCGGGGTTGGGCGAGGTCGTCCGCATCCTCCTCGTCGAGCGCGACGATCTCGAGCACACCCGCGATCGGGTGGCTCAGATCGCGCACGCGCAGAGCTATCTCGGACTGCTGGTCCATGACCAGGTGGCCACCACAGGCTTCTACGACGAGCCGTCGGTCCAGATGCCCCCGGCGCTTCTCCTGCGCGTGGCGCGCATCCTGGAGACCGCCGCAGACCTGGTGGAGGATGGCCTGATCGGCTACCAGGGGGATCCGGAGCAGAGCGCTGGGCTCCCATCAGCCTTCCGCCGAGACGTTCGCCTGATGCGCACTATGGCCGGGCAGGAGTCGAGCACGTGACGGAGACCGCAGCTCGAGTCCTCGCCCTGTACGCCCCGGGTGCAGGAGATCCCGCCCGACCACCGCGGCGGCTACACCCTCGGCCGAGAGGAGTTGACCGTCCAGGACTCCGACTACGACCAGGCGCTCGCGGCCGCCCGACGCCGCGTTCCTGACGGGTGGCGAATCATCGCCCTGCGAGTCGTGCGCAGCTAGGGCGTGTCTCCCATATCTCAGGTGAGGCGCACGTGAGTATCGGTGGGTGAGTTCTTCGAGGTGCCGGGCGCTGTCGGACATGGAGTGGGATCGGATAGAGCCGTTGCTGCCATCGAACGCTGGCCGGCGGGGCCATCCGTTCGGCGATGACCGGCGCGTGGTCGAGGGGATCGTCTACCGCTACCGCACGGGGATGCCGTGGCGGGACCTGCCGCGTGAGGTGTTCGGGCCTTGGCAGACGGTGTGGAAACGACACCGTCGGTATGCCGAGGACGGCACCTGGGACAGGGTGCTTGCCGAACTGCTGGCTCAGGCCGACGCTGCGGGCAAGGTCGACTGGACAGTCTCAATCGACGCCACGATCAGCCGTGCCCACCAGCACGGCACGAACACCACCCGCCCGGATCAGGACACGGGGGGCTCGATCGAGTTACACGAATTTGCCGGCCGGGTTCATCGCGAGCCAGCTGGGCGGTGAGCGAGAACCCGCAGGTCACGGGGTGGGTCGCTCTCGTGGCGGGCTGACCACGAAGATCCATGCCGCGGTCGATGGTCACGGCCGCCCGTTGGCGCTGGTGGTCACCGGCGGCCAGCGCAACGACGGCGCGATGCTGGCTGAGGTGCTGGCAGACATCCGGGTGCCGCGGCTGGGGTCGGGACGTCCGCGCACACGTCCCGACGTCGTCGTGGCCGACCGCGCCTACACCAACGGCGTCAACCGACGCATGCTGGCCGCGCGCGGCGTCAAGACGGTCATCCCGCAGAAGAACACCGAGATCGCGGCCCGACTACGCAGAGGCTCTGCCGGCGGGAGGACACCAGCCTTCGATGCCGAGATCTACAAGGGCCGCAACGTCGTGGAGCGCTCCTTCAACCTGTCGAAGCAGTGGCGGGGCCTGGCCACCCGCTACGACAAGCTCGCCATCACCTACCGGGCCGCGGCCGTTCTCCAAGCCTGCATCCGCTGGCTTCGCCTATTGGGAGACACGGCCTAGCAGCGGATCCGATGCTGCCGTGCCCGCCGCCGGTGCACTACGCGTGCCGGCCCAGGCCGGTGAGCTGGCGAAAGTACCTCGCGCAGCTGATCGCTCCCAAGGTCCGGGATCACCTAGGTGACCAAGCAGAGGAGGACCCAGATGAGCACTTCACCCGCAGAGCAGCCGGGCCCCGGCTTCGTCACCTTCACCCAGCAGGGCGACCGCGCCCTCGATCGCCTCGCCGCCGACCTGGTCGACCACTGCGACGGCTCCGCCGGCAGCATCGCCGACATTCTCGAGCAGGTGCTGTCCGCCGACATCGCCGAGCTTGCCGACAAGCTCGGCGAATCCCTCGTCTGCGGCGAGGCCGGCCCAGCCCCCGAGAGTCCCGACCAGGCAGCCCGTAGACGCCTCGGCGCCGACCGGTCCACTGCCGGCGGCGCTCCTCCCCCGCCACGCCGGATCGGCCGTTGACACGCCGGTCCCACGCGCGAGAGCTCGCCCGCCGAGTGACCACCTAGACTGACCTAGAAAACCCCCTAAATCTAGGTGAGTCTAGGAAGGTGGCGCTGGTGGATCAGAGCCCGTACACGCCCGGTGCTGGGCACAACCCGCCCGTCCTGGCAGGACGCGACGGCCTTCTCCGTGACTGGCACTTGATGCTCAACGACATTGTCGCTGGCGGCCGCGTCCGTGCCCAGGACATGATCCTTGCTGGCCCGCGCGGCGTGGGGAAGACCGTCACGGTGAGCGCGTTCGCGGACCTTGGCAAGGAGCAAGGCTTCGAGGTGGTCAACCTCCAGGCTGTGTCGGGCCACGCTGGTCTTGTAGAGGCGCTGCTCCAGCGCGCTCGCACCCGTATGGCGGAGGAGGCCGGCCCCTGGCAGCGCGCCCGCAAGGCCTTCGAGCGGATCGGTGGGGTCAACCTCAGCATCGCGGGCATCGGTGCCGGGATCTCTACCCGCCAATCCGACGCCGCAGCACCGGGCCTGGACGCGGGAACGCTCGCTGACGCCCTGGCCACGCTGGCGGCCGAGGTCCGCAAGGACGCCCACAGCGGCGGCCTGCTGATCACCGTCGATGAACTCCAGGTCGCCTCTGGGCCCGACCTCGCCCTGCTCGCGGCGACGCTGCACCGACTCAACGTCGACCACCCCTCCGCACCGGTCCTCTTCGCCGGCACCGGACTGCCCTTCACCCCCGATGCACTCCGCAAGGCCGGCGTGACCCACCCAGACCGCCTCTTCGTGCTGGAGCCCATCCCGCTGACGCTCGAACCCGATGACGCCCGATACGCCGTGGTGGAGCCAGCACGCCGGGCCGGTGTCGCGTGGACCCCCGAGGCGGCTGCAGCCGTGGTCGAGGCCAGCAACGGCTACCCGGCCCACCTGCAGCTGTTCGCCCACGCCATCTGGACATCCGCGCCTGGGCCCGACCAGATCACCCTCGGCGACGTCGAAGCCGCACTCCCCCAGGTCGCCGACATGCTCGAACGCCGCACGCTTGGTCCCCGCTGGGACCGCATCAGCGATCGCCAGATGGAGTTCCTTGCCGCCCTCGCTCTGCACGGCGGGCGCGCCTCGACAGCGGCGATCGCCAAGACTCTCGGTCGCTCCCAGCAAGAGCTGTCCTGGCTCCGCGAGGAGCTCATCGAGGAGGGCGACGTCTACGCACCCAAACGCGGCCAGCTGGCGATGGCGGTTCCGCTCTTTAACCACTTCGTTCTGAGCCACTACGAACGCACGCGGCCCGAGGCAGCGACCGAACTGCTGAGCCTGCAGAAGATGATCGCGAACGCCGGGCTGGATCCGTCAGCAGCCCACGCGGATCGGGACATGCTGCGCCGAAGCAAGCAGAACGAGACCCGCCAGTTGCCACCGCCCAGCGGCGAATCTGGGCGGCCGCGCTCCTGAGTGGCCGCACGCACCGCTACCGAACGCGCGGACATACGTTCCGTTACACAACGCAGCCGTGTAACAGGCTGGGAGCGGGCCGGCACGGACCGCGACAGTCCGCGCGGCGCTAGAGCTGGCGGCGGGCCCGCCGCAGCATGAGGCCCTGTCACGTCGGGCAGCAGCGCGGCAAGGGACTGCGGCGGCGCGACGTCGGCCAGCTCGTCCAGCAACTCGGAGTCGTCTGCCGTCAGTGACTCCGTCGTCGGGCGCAGTAGGCGTTCCACTCACTGACCGCCGCGGCGAGCCGGCGATAGGCCTCAACATCCTGGGGGCGTTGAACCACGCGGCGGCGGACATCGCGACGCGCCGCGCGATCAGGGCCGCTTTGTCGTCCATGGCTGCTCAGTCTCCCTCCCCACACACCTGGAGGGAGTCCCTTTCCCGTTGTCCACAGCCCCACCGCCAGCGGCGCGCGCCGGCCGGCGAGATCCGCGAGACTCAAGCCCAACCTCTCGGAGGGAAGGGCACCCGGTGGACGACAACGACCAGCTCGAAGCAGGCGGACACGCGTCGGCGGCCCGCGAGCACGTCTACGGCTTCAACCGCGCCACGATGTGGGAGCAGGACCAGATCCCGGCTGAGACCTCCGCCCAGCTTGCGGAGTTCGCCGAGATCGCGGCCGCACTCCCCCAGGCGTTATCGCAGCTTTCCAGCACGCTCGAGCAGGCTCTGGCTCA includes:
- a CDS encoding CpaF family protein yields the protein MSTNGHHPETNGRDPLRADEWLEARHAANREQTSPFARGRGTNGSPPPPPPVVEDHDPTSLPIFAGAWTSEGEGQLPGRARSECSLRPLVAPTPEEHHHIHGADGEVELDWELIAQYRAEISSRLTARLDKEGGRVTEEDREQMGLDVIEELIKSEAETLVSTGRPPWTTGQEKALKSALRAALFGLGRLQPLVEREDVENIIVIARGPACSVWLELVDGTLVEAAPIADSEDELREFLSDLGARQNRPFTEARPHLDLRLPGGARLAAGSWVMAYTSVVIRRHGMREVSMDEMVYDRKACSPVLADFAAACVRAGKSIVVSGVQGSGKTTWVRALASCIPPWEMIGTFETEFELHLHELVDRHKIVHAWEHRPGSGEVGIDGRQAGEFSLEEAIHHSFRFNLARQIVGEVRGPEVWNMLKAMESGPGSISTTHARSAEHTIEKLVSCAMEKGPQVTRELAISKLAAAIDIVMYLRSEVIPNPDGTSRKQRWVEEVLVVQPSIDAARGYATTPIFAPNQLGQAVATGKLDNFLAQELARHGFDLEAYKAESLANPGVATS
- a CDS encoding MinD/ParA family ATP-binding protein, whose product is MALIVLASASGSPGVSTTALGLTLDWHRPVLLVDADPTGSSSVFAGYFHGTQEPTGGLINLALALREGTLAAALPRETLLLDPEVPAERSAWFLPGIRAHEQAPSLLPLWEPLAEQLRALDRNVQDVIVDSGRLGLAGWPQPLIAASDLTLLVTRSSLPALAGARSWAKSLRDQFGAVGGLSRLGVLLVDEERRWPTVPTGARVRPYTARHIAKALQIPVVASVDWEPEVAEVYSHGARKPRKFESSGLLRGYRASAAAIQSILGANQAALAPTNGGHA
- a CDS encoding SAF domain-containing protein yields the protein MVVRSDVKRGETIEAGDLAVVRVSVDPALTPVPGSQKAELEGSRAAVDLWAGTLLTEQAVADNLVPGEGESLVGISLTPAQMPSEPLYGGDVVSIVTTPGDQGEITDKEPVSIEATVVGVSRVEETGETVVDVSVPEGDAADLAARAATGRVALVLDARER
- a CDS encoding helix-turn-helix transcriptional regulator, which codes for MVTGVDPSELRAAREKAGLTQHELARLVGAAGGERVSRWELGTSVPRPDFLVKLARALDIPTLRLIHIDGEIPDLRALRLQAGLTVPKLAAAVNVAVPTYYAWEQGRWARLPAARQLDKLAGASGHPVDVVVAAFFEAQRQRLQREEI
- a CDS encoding ATP-binding protein, coding for MDQSPYTPGAGHNPPVLAGRDGLLRDWHLMLNDIVAGGRVRAQDMILAGPRGVGKTVTVSAFADLGKEQGFEVVNLQAVSGHAGLVEALLQRARTRMAEEAGPWQRARKAFERIGGVNLSIAGIGAGISTRQSDAAAPGLDAGTLADALATLAAEVRKDAHSGGLLITVDELQVASGPDLALLAATLHRLNVDHPSAPVLFAGTGLPFTPDALRKAGVTHPDRLFVLEPIPLTLEPDDARYAVVEPARRAGVAWTPEAAAAVVEASNGYPAHLQLFAHAIWTSAPGPDQITLGDVEAALPQVADMLERRTLGPRWDRISDRQMEFLAALALHGGRASTAAIAKTLGRSQQELSWLREELIEEGDVYAPKRGQLAMAVPLFNHFVLSHYERTRPEAATELLSLQKMIANAGLDPSAAHADRDMLRRSKQNETRQLPPPSGESGRPRS